CAGGGCGCCGACCTGGCTACCGGCAAGCGCGAAGAGGCCGCTGCCAAAGGCTCGGGCGTACGCCTGGAGCAATCGGCCCGCAACGCCGGCTCCGATGCCAAAGAAGTAGGCAAAGACGCCGCCGAAACCGGCAAGAACGTAGGCCAGAAGGTAGGCGGTGCCGTGAAGGGCGCCTACAAGGAAGTGAAGTCGGAAGTAAAAAACACCGACAACGACTAAGCAACTGCCTTACTACCCCACTGCCTATTGCACGAAAAAGCCGACCTGTCCTAGGTCGGCTTTTTGTTTTCGGGGGGGCGTTGCCATGCCTGCAGCAACCACAGCAGCTTCAGCAGATCGAGGCTGCGCAAATCGGGGCGCGGGCCCAGCACCCGGTGCCGGAGCCACGGCTGCGCCACGGCCAGCGCCCGGGCTGCTACGCCGGCCAGCCCTAGGTGCCGCAGGCGCAGCGCGGTGCTCAGCAGGCGGGTATCGGCGCCGAGGCCGCTGGCGCGGTAGAGCTGCAGCAGGTTGCGCACGGCCGCCTGGCTTTTTGCCAGAAACTCCTCGGCCGGCTCAAGCACGGCGTGCTCCACGGGGTTGGGCAAGTGGTGAACGGGCACGCCCTGCTGGCGTAGCTGCCAGCCCAGCTTGGTATCCTCGTGGCCGTACTGCGTCAGGGTTTCATCAAGCGGAAACTGCCGGAACACGGCCGCGCTAATCAGCACGTTTTTGAGGTTGAACTGCGCGTAGGGCGCTTGCTGACGCTCGGCGGCGGGGCGGGCCTCGCGGGTGCGGCCGTAGTGCCAGCGCAGGTGCTGGCGCATGTTGGCCGGAGGCGTTTCGGAGTATACCGAACCACCAACGATTACCGGCGCTGTATGCTGCGCGGCAGCGTAGCGCGCCAAAAAGTCGGGGCTGGTAATGCGTGTGTTGTTATCGAGCAGCAGCAGCCACGGGTGGCTGGCCGCGGCAGCCAGGCGGTTGCGAATGGCCGCGCGCCCTAGGTTGCGCGGCAGCTCGTGGTAGCGCACACCGGGCCAGTCAGCTATTTCGCGGTTCAGTTTTCTAAATGCTTCCGCAGAGGCATCGTCGAAGCACAGCAGCTCGAGGGGGCCGGGCCAGGTGGCAGCCTGGTTTACCAGTGCCTGCACCAGCGCCCGCACATCGCAGTTGTACACCGGAATGAGAACCGACAGGCCGGGCATGGCAGCAGGTGGCTGAGCGTGAGGCAGCAAAACAGACCTAGGTAGCAGCGCGCCCGGGCGGCTAAAGCCAGGTACTTACCCGCAGGTCGTCGTTGGTGATGACGCGCAGCTTGCCTTCCTCGCAGCGAAACACGCGCTTGGGGTAGCGCCGAATGAGCTCGTAGTTGTGCGTAGCCATCAGTACGGCCGTGCCGGCGTTGTTGATTTCCATAAACAGCCGCATGATGCCGTCGGTCACGTCGGGGTCGAGGTTGCCGGTGGGCTCGTCGGCCAGCAGTAGCATCGGCTCGTTGAGCAGGGCGCGGGCAATTACCACGCGCTGCTGCTCGCCGCCCGAGAGCTGGTGGGGCATTTTGCCGGTTACGCCCGTCAGGCCCACGCGCATGAGCACATCCTGCACGCGCTGCTTCATTTTGGCTTTGTCGCGCCAACCGGTGGCCTGCAGCACAAACAGCAGGTTTTGGGCCACGGTGCGGTCGTAGAGCAGCTGAAAGTCCTGAAACACGATGCCCAGCTTGCGCCGCAGGTAGGGCACTTTTTCGGGCGCCAGGTTGCGCAGCGAGTAGCCCACCACGGTTCCCATGCCCTCGTGCAGGGGCAAATCGGCGTACAGGGTTTTCAGCAACGAGCTTTTGCCCGAGCCGGTACGGCCCACCAGATAAGCAAACTCGCCCTTACCCAGCTCAAACGATACGTTCTGCAGCACGGTGTTCACGTCCTGCATAATGTATGCGTCGCGAAGCTCAATAACGGCGGCGTTGTCCATGGGGGCGTTGAATAGCGGCTGTTGCGGGTCCTGTGCGAAGGTTATGCGTTTGGGCACCTAGGGCCGGGCTCAAGGAAAAAGGACTAACTGGTTACCCCAGCAATTGTGCTACAGGTTGAGCGGCTGCAGCTTACCAAACTCGAGCTGCTCAATTACGGCGGCCAGTTCGGTTTCCTTTCCTTCCAGGCCGTAGCGGTGCAGGTCTTTCAGGGGGCGGTCGGCGCGGAAATAGGCAATCAGCACGAACTCGTTGTCGCGCAGCTGAATGTAATCCGGAATCTTGGCCTTGCCTTTGACTTTGATGATGTACACCGCTTTTTCAATTATGAATTATGAATTATGAATTATGAATTGGCCGTTGGGGCCGTGCATAATTCATAATTCATAATTCTCAATTCATAATTCCCACTCCTTACGCGTTTACGCGCTTGTGGTCGGCCAGGAAGGTAGCCAGGCCTTTGTCGGTGAGGGGGTGGTTCAGCAGGCCCGTAATTACGTTGAGCGGGCAAGTAACCACGTCAGCCCCGATTTCGGCGCACTGAATCAGGTGCGGCACGTGGCGCAGCGAAGCGGCCAGTACTTGCGTGGGGTAGCCGTAGTTGCCGAAAATCTGCACGATTTGCTCAATCAGCTGCAGGCCATCGTGGCCGATATCGTCGAGGCGGCCGACGAAGGGCGACACGTAGGTGGCACCGGCTTTGGCCGCCAGCAGCGCCTGGCCAGCCGAGAAAATCAGTGTGCAGTTGGTTTTGATGCCGTTTTCGGAGAAGTGCTTGATGGCCTTCACGCCTTCGCGGATCATGGGCACTTTCACCACAATGTTGGGGTGCAGCTCGGCCAGGGCCTCGCCTTCGCGCACAATCTCGTCGTAGGTGGTGCCAATTACTTCCGCCGACACGTCGCCGTCCACCAGCTCGCAAATGCGCTTGTAGTGCGCCATTACGTTGTCGTGGCCGCCGATGCCTTCTTTTGCCATCAGCGAGGGGTTGGTGGTAACGCCGTCGAGCACGCCCAGCTCCACAGCTTCCTGAATGTCCTTCAGGTTGGCGGTATCAATGAAAAACTTCATCCGAAAAAGCTTAAAGCCCTAAAAACAAAAGATGCCCCAAAGCTAACCGTTTGTTGGCGGCGAAGGAAACGAACCTTCGCCTCGGCTAGTTGGGGCAGGCACAAAAAAAAAAGCGAACCAGTATCGCACCGCTCAACCACCTACCCTTGCTACCTTCCGGTCCTGGGGGAGTTCAGCAGGAGCTGGTCGTACTGATTCGCCGTTGCAAAGGTAACACAGCGGGCCGCGCAATTGCAAGCCCGGCTGCGTTTTTTCTGCTTTTGTGCGGTTTTCAGGGCTTAAAGGGAAGCAGCCGCAAGGCCATACCAAAGCTCAACTGGCTCACGTAGTGCACAAAGCCGTACTCGCGCTCATCCAGGTTTATTTCGGTAGCGGCTTTGGTAAGGCCGCGTTCGTAGCGCGCGGTAAGCAGCACGCGGCCTGCATCGTAGCCCACGCCGGCCTGCAGGGCAAAGCCATGCCGGCGCATGCTGTGGTTGATGCTGCTCACAATGCGCGTTTCGTAATCCTGCTCCGCGCGCTCGTAGCCGGTAGGAATGCGCACGGCAAAGGCGGCCCCGCCCAACAAGCGCACGCGCTTGCCCAAGCGGTATCCTACCGGCAAGGCCACGTTGAGCCGCTGCCAATCCTGCGCCGACGACATCGTCCAGAAATCATCGGAGTTGGGCTGCCGGGCGGTGTTGTTGATGTGGTGCCAGCTTTGGCTGCGCGAGTACGTGAGTTCGGGCTGCACAAACCAGCGCCGGGCGGGGCCGCCAAAGTTGTGGCGCGCCCAAAACCCGATCCGGAAACCGGCCGAAGGCGTGGTGAGGCGCGGAATAATCTGGTATTGGCCCACCACAAAGCCCGGCTGCGGATTGGTTACGCGAAACAAATCGTGCCCGATAAGCAGGCCGCCCTGCCAGGCCGCCGGCGGCCTGGCGGCGGTACTATCGGGCGAAGTTTGGGCCCACGAAAACAAGGGCAGGCCTAGGAGCAGAAGTAGAAGTTTTTTCAAGCAGCAGGTGGTAAAGCGGAGTTCGGGGTATTCTGTAAAAAAACTAATTATACCCTTACCCTGCAACGACGGAATTGCGTTTACCCGCTGTTTATCAATAAATTGAAACAAGCCATTGGCACTATCCAAGTTTGGTACTATATAGCTATTCGGGCTATGGGCGTGCCGGTGCCTGGTGGCTTATTTTGCGGCTGGCAAAGTGCCCAGGGGTTGGATAGCTCGGCTTCGGCGCCCTACCTTTGCCCATGCCTCAACAGATTTTGATCCTTGATTTCGGGTCGCAGTACACGCAGCTGATAGCGCGGCGCGTCCGCGAGCTGAACGTCTTCTGCGAAATCCACCCCTTCACGCACGCCCCGGACCTCACTGAGGATATCCGGGGCGTTGTGCTTTCGGGTTCTCCCTGCTCGGTGCGCGACCCCGAAGCCCCCAACCCCGACCTGAGCAAGTACCTGGGCAAGGTGCCGGTATTGGGCGTGTGCTACGGGGCGCAGTTGCTGGCCCACCAGGCCGGCGGCGAAGTGCTGCCGGCTACCATCCGGGAATACGGCCGGGCCCGCCTCGCCGACCTGCGCCCCGAAAACCCGCTCATGCAGGGCATCAGCCCAAACTCGCAGGTGTGGATGTCGCACGGCGACACGATCAAGACGCTGCCCGATAACTACCACGTAATTGCCAGCACGCCCGAGGTGCGGGTGGCCGCTTTCCAGATTGAAGATCAGCCCACCTACGGCATTCAGTTTCACCCGGAGGTAACGCACTCCACGCAGGGCAAGCAGCTGCTGGCCAACTTTGTGGTGGATATCTGCGGCTGCGCGCAGGACTGGACGCCCGAGCACTTCGTGGATGGCGCCGTGGCCGCGCTGCAGCAAACCATCGGCCCCGATGATCAGGTGATTCTGGGTTTGTCGGGTGGCGTCGATTCGTCGGTGGCGGCGCTGCTGCTGCACCGGGCCATCGGCCCTAGGTTGCACGGCATTTTTGTGAACAACGGCCTGCTGCGCAAAGAAGAGTTCGAGAGCGTGCTCCACTCCTACCAGGGCCTGGGCCTGAACGTAACCGGCGTGGATGCCTCGCAGGAGTTTTACGCGGCCCTGGCGGGCCTCTCCGACCCCGAGCAGAAGCGCAAAGCCATTGGCCGCACCTTCATTGAAGTGTTCGACCGCGAGGCGCACAAAGTAGAAGGCGCGCGGTGGCTGGCGCAAGGCACCATTTACCCCGATGTAATTGAGTCGGTGTCGGTGAAAGGCCCGGCCGTAACCATCAAGAGCCACCACAACGTGGGCGGCCTGCCCGAGCGCATGCACCTGAAAGTGGTGGAGCCGCTGCGCATGCTGTTCAAAGACGAGGTGCGCGAAGTGGGCGACACCCTAGGTCTGCCGCACCACATTTTGCACCGGCACCCCTTCCCCGGCCCCGGCCTGGGCATCCGCATCCTGGGCGACATCACGCCCGAGAAAGTGCGCCTGCTGCAGGAAGCCGACGCTATTTTCATCGACGCGCTGCACCAAACCGGCCTCTACGAAAAGGTATGGCAGGCGGGCACCATTCTGCTGCCCATCCAGAGCGTGGGCGTAATGGGCGACGAGCGCACCTACGAGCAAGTGGTAGCCCTGCGCGCCGTAACCAGCGTGGATGGCATGACGGCCGACTGGGCGCACTTGCCCTACGAGTTCCTGGCCGATGTATCGAACCGCATCATCAACCAGGTGCGCGGCATCAACCGCGTGGTGTACGACATTTCCTCCAAGCCGCCCGCAACGATTGAGTGGGAATAGTTGGGCAGTTAATGAGTTGCCAGCCGCCTCGGGAAACCGGGGCGGCTTTTTTACGGGTTGCTGCTTCATGTTAAGCTGCGGCTGATTCTCGCCGAACCTGTTGCCATCTGCGGGGTTATCGGGCTGATAATAGCGCTCCTGTATGCCGCTTGCTGCCACCAGCACCTAGGGCTGCGGCGGCGTAGGCACCAGCCGCAGCCGCCGCAATCGTTGCACGGAATCGTTGCTGACGGCCGCGCCGCCGTGGCCCCCTTCTTCCTTCGAGAGGGGCCGGGGGGTGAGGCCGCGGAACCGTGCCTCAGGCCCGTCCTGCGAGGCCCTCCACTTCGCGCAGGTTCAAACAAATGTTATATTTACTGCGGTGCCGCGTATTGGCAATCCCCCTTTTTGTCGACCTCTGACAAATGGTTACTACCCTTCGCCGGGTTAAGCACTGTGTAGCCCTGGCCGCAGCGCTCCTACTGGTACAAGCTACCTCCCAAGCCCAGCACGGGCAGCACTCCCCCGCTCCGCTTACCACCCCCGACCGCCCCGGCGTGCACGGGATGCTGGTATTTGGCACGGGCCGCGTGTACGCCTCGCACTTGGCCATGTTCAACAGCCCGCACGATTACCAAGTGCTGCTCGAGGTTACCCTCAGCGACTCGGCCCGGGCGGCCTACGCCCGCAGCCAACGCCAGTTCCCGGATGAGCAGGTGTATACCCTGGAGCCCGAGCGGTTTGTGCTGCCCGCCATGCTGCAGCAACCGCGCCCGTTTAAGGCTACGCTGTACCGCGGGCACTTCGAGCGGGGCGGCACCGCCATTGCCGGCGGCGTAACGGTGCGCATTGCCAAAGTTTTGTACGCCAAGCAGCTGCAGCCCCACCCCGACCCCGATGCCAAAGCGGAGTACGTGCTGCTGGGCAACGAGCAGGAGCAGTTTCTGGTGCACCGCATCGGGGCCCGGCCCAACTTCGATCAGGTGCTGCGCGTGAGCCTGCCCGATGCCCGCCTGCGCAAGCAGCTGGCCCAGCAAGGCAGCCTCGTACTCACCCAGCCCCGCCTCGCGGCCAGCGTCGAGCCGATTACCACTCCGGCCACCATCAGCGGCGAAGCAGGCGGCCGCAAATTGTCGCTCAAGGTCACGCGCAGCCTCTACCTCGAGCACGACGACCTGAAGTAGGCCATGCGCATCCATTGCCTGCAACACATTCCGTTCGAAACACCGGGCCTGATTTCCGATTGGGCGCGGCAGCACAACCATCAGCTAAGCGTTACCCGGTTCGACCAGCCCGACCCGCGCGTGCCGGCCTTGGAAGAGCTGGATTGGCTGGTGGTGCTGGGCGGCGCCATGAGCGTGCACGACGACGACCGTTTCGGGTGGCTGCCCGCCGAAAAAGCACTTATCGGCCAGGCTATCGCCGCGGGCAAAACCGTGCTGGGCATTTGCCTGGGCGCGCAGCTGGTGGCCCATGCGCTCGGGGCCGGAGTAGCGCCCAACCCCGAGCCCGAAATCGGCTTTTACCCGGTGCAGTTTACGGCCGAAGCGCAACGGCATCCGCTGTTTGCCCATGCCGGCGCGCAGGCCACTTTCCTGCACTGGCACGGCGACACCTTTTCGCTGCCCACGGGTGCTGTGCCCCTAGGTGCCTCGGCGGCGTGTGCGCAGCAGGGCTTTGCCTACGGCACGCGGGTGACGGGGCTGCAGTTTCACCCCGAGATGACGCCCGAAATACTGGAGCAGATGCTGCTGCACGACGGGCACGAGCTGGTGCCCGCGCCTCATGTGCAAACAGCTGCCGAGCTGCGCCGCGGCATGACGCACCTAGGGCCCAGCCAGCGGTTTTTGTTTGGCCTGCTCGATGCGCTGGCTGCGCGGCCCGGCACTTAAGCGTCGGGCTGCAGCAAGGCTTCGGCTTCCAGAAACAGCGCCGTGCAATCGAGCAGCTCCGCGAGTTGCGTCAGCTCACCAAGCGTGAACACCATAGCCATGCGCGTGGCAGGCGTGGGCACGGCAATGCAGCGAGCGTCGGGGTCGCACGGAGGGCAGGAGGCGGAGGTGCACTGCCGGTAGGTGGTGGCAATGCGGGTGCGGAAATCGGCCAGCTCGGCGGGGGTAAGCGCCAGCCCTAGGTTGCCGAAGCACAGGTGCACGAAGCCAGCTGCCCGGGGGCAGCGGGCTGTGTAGCCGAAAGCGTTGTGGTGAAGTAGCTGCGCCATAACCTTGTGGGCTTGGGTAAACGCGTAGCAAAAACAGGGGTCAGGCCGAAACGGCCGCCTGGCGCCGCACGGGCGCGGGGCGCCGGGCCGGCCGGCGTCGGCGCCACCAAAGCAGGAAACCCGTGAGGGTGATAACGGCGCTGCTCAGAGCCAGCAGGCTGTAGATAATCTTGATGGCGAGGCCGCCGTATTGCCCGTAGTGCAGGGTGCGCAAGGCAAAGTCGAAGCGTTCGGCTGGCCTTAGGTCTCGCTCCCGAAACACCTTCTTCAGCTGCGCCGCGCCGGCTTGGTTACTGAACTCCACCTTGCTAGCGGTGCGGCCCCACAGCCAGGCGCTGCCGGGCGCGCGGCCGAGCACCGTAACGGGGGCATCGGGCTTGCGCGGGAAGTTTACCCGCACCAGCTCCAGACCGGGCTCCTGCCGCTGCGCTTCGGCAATCAGCGCGTCGAGGTTGGCGGCTACGGCAGGCAGGGCTTTTTCTTTCTTCTCTTTGTCGTCGGCGAAGATCTTCTTCAGATCGAAAGCGTCCCAGCTCATCCATAGGCCGCTGCCCGCCAGCACCACATTAAACAGCAAGGCCCACGAACCCAGCACGCGGTGCAGCCCCGAAGAGGCCGTGCGCCAGTTTTTCCAGCGAATGGGGGTGCGCAGCAGCAGGGCATCGAGCAGGTGCTTGCGGTACACCACAAAGCCGGTAAGCACCGAGCCCAGCAGCGCAATGGCAAACGTGCCCGCCAACGCCTCGCCCAGCTTCCCCAGGAAAAAGCTGTAGTGCAGAATAATCAGCTGATCGGTAAACGACCCGAACGACTTGCCCAGCACCTGCCCGGTGTACGGGTTGACAAACAAACGGCCGGGCTCCTGCTTTTCGTAGATGCGGATTTCGAGGGCCTCGTTGGGGGCTTGCGGCACGTGCCGGAACGAGTAGAACTGCGCCGCCGGCTCGGCGGCTTTGGCCCGCCGGTACAGCTCGTCGTAGCTGAGGCGCCGCTCCCCTACCGCCACCCGAAACAGCTCGGGGTGCAGCTGCTTGTTCAGCTCTTCGCGAAACACCATGAGGGCGCCCGTGCAGAAGAACACCAGCATGAAGGCCCCGCAAACGAGCCCCAGCCAGGAGTGCAGCGAAAAGAGACGGCGCTTAAGATTCATGGGTAATAGCGTTCGGTAAAGGACTTTTTCCTGCCAGGTGTGCGCCCAACCGCGGCCCGACTGCCGGGGTTGCTGATGCCATTCACTCACCTAGGTACCAAACCGAAGCCCGGCAAACCGGCTTTGGTTGGGCGAACACCGGAGCAAAAAGAAGGATGCCCGAAAGCAGCGCGAAGGGTTAGAAAGCGTAGCCGGCCGTGAGGTTGAAGCGGGCACCGTTGCCGCGGGTGTAGTTGGCGTCGGTGCCGTTGAACTGCGCAATGGGGGCGTAGTAAACGTTGTTGAGCAGGTTTTCTACGCCCAGCGTCAGGCGCAGCTTTTCGCTGAAGCTGTACGTGGAGGTGAAGTTGACGAGGCCAAAGGAGTTCACCGAACCTTCGCCCGAGGCGTAGGCGTTGGTGCGCGGGTTGCGGTTGAAGCGCGAACGGGTGCCCGAGTACACGTAGTTCAGGGCCAGGCTCAGGGCCTCAATGGGTTGGTAGCGCACGTAGGCCGTGGCTTTGGGCGGCGCAATGCGGTTGCCGTTCAGCCACACACCTTGCTGCACATCCTGCCCGTTTACTTTCGTGGTCAGGGTAGCGCGGCCCTCCACCCACGACCACGACCCGCCCAGGCTCAGGGTTTTCAGCGGGGCGTAGTCGGCCGTCAGCTCGTAGCCCCACACGCGCTCGGGGGCGCGCTGCGGCACCAGAATGCCGTTGCCCTGGTCGACGAGGTTGGCGCCTAGGTCGGATTTGCTCACGAAGTACACGCCGCTGAGCGTCAGCGGGCCCAGCTCGCTGCTGGCGCCGGCCTCGTAGTTGCGCACCACAATGGCTTCGGTTTCGAGCAACGACAACGTGTTGGCGCGCGCGGTGCGCAGCGTACGGCCTAGTTCGAACAGCGAGAAACCCTCGGAGTAGCTTACAAAGGGGTTCAGCCACTTGTAGCGGGAGTAGCGCAGGCCGGCGTTGTACACCGCGGTGTTGTACTTAAGCGTGCCGCCCTGCACCGCCACGCCGCCCGTGTAGGTGTTGCCGCTTTGGGTGCGCAGGGTGGTGTAGTTGGGCACTTCTACCCGAATGTTCTCGACGCGGGCGCCGCCCTTCAGCACAAAGTGCTCGAACAAGGTGGCGCGCAGCTGCGCGTAGGGCGCCAGGTTGCGCATTTGCATGCGCGGCGTCCAGAGGCGGCCGTCTACCAGGTTCTGCACGGTTTCGTCGCCGAGCAGGTCGAGGCCGTAGGTTACATCGGCGTTGAACTCTTCGCCCGCCACAATGGGCGTGTTCAGGTTCAGGCGCAAACCCAGCTTATCGGAGTTGATTTCGGACTGCCCGCCGCCCTCAAAGAACGTGGGCTCGGCGTCGTAAATCGTCCGGAAATCCTGCCAGTAGCCCGTTACCTCGGCGCTGGTGCGCAGGGGCAGCACCTCCTGGCCGCGGTAAGTCAGGTAGGCGTTGTGGTTGTGGCGCGTGCCTTCATCAACGCCGCCCCGCTCGCCTTTCACCCCGATGGTGGGGTACTGCCCGTACTTGCCGGTGCGCAGCACGTAGTCGGAGTTTTGGCGCGAGCTGAAGTAGTTGTACATCAGCTCCAGGCGGTTTTTCTCGTTGATGTCGTAGCCCAGCTTGCCGAAGCCGTTGTAGGTTTTGGTTTCGCCGAGGC
The sequence above is drawn from the Hymenobacter sp. YIM 151858-1 genome and encodes:
- a CDS encoding glycosyltransferase family 2 protein: MPGLSVLIPVYNCDVRALVQALVNQAATWPGPLELLCFDDASAEAFRKLNREIADWPGVRYHELPRNLGRAAIRNRLAAAASHPWLLLLDNNTRITSPDFLARYAAAQHTAPVIVGGSVYSETPPANMRQHLRWHYGRTREARPAAERQQAPYAQFNLKNVLISAAVFRQFPLDETLTQYGHEDTKLGWQLRQQGVPVHHLPNPVEHAVLEPAEEFLAKSQAAVRNLLQLYRASGLGADTRLLSTALRLRHLGLAGVAARALAVAQPWLRHRVLGPRPDLRSLDLLKLLWLLQAWQRPPENKKPT
- a CDS encoding cell division ATP-binding protein FtsE, producing MDNAAVIELRDAYIMQDVNTVLQNVSFELGKGEFAYLVGRTGSGKSSLLKTLYADLPLHEGMGTVVGYSLRNLAPEKVPYLRRKLGIVFQDFQLLYDRTVAQNLLFVLQATGWRDKAKMKQRVQDVLMRVGLTGVTGKMPHQLSGGEQQRVVIARALLNEPMLLLADEPTGNLDPDVTDGIMRLFMEINNAGTAVLMATHNYELIRRYPKRVFRCEEGKLRVITNDDLRVSTWL
- a CDS encoding fructose-6-phosphate aldolase produces the protein MYIIKVKGKAKIPDYIQLRDNEFVLIAYFRADRPLKDLHRYGLEGKETELAAVIEQLEFGKLQPLNL
- the fsa gene encoding fructose-6-phosphate aldolase, which gives rise to MKFFIDTANLKDIQEAVELGVLDGVTTNPSLMAKEGIGGHDNVMAHYKRICELVDGDVSAEVIGTTYDEIVREGEALAELHPNIVVKVPMIREGVKAIKHFSENGIKTNCTLIFSAGQALLAAKAGATYVSPFVGRLDDIGHDGLQLIEQIVQIFGNYGYPTQVLAASLRHVPHLIQCAEIGADVVTCPLNVITGLLNHPLTDKGLATFLADHKRVNA
- a CDS encoding PorT family protein — its product is MKKLLLLLLGLPLFSWAQTSPDSTAARPPAAWQGGLLIGHDLFRVTNPQPGFVVGQYQIIPRLTTPSAGFRIGFWARHNFGGPARRWFVQPELTYSRSQSWHHINNTARQPNSDDFWTMSSAQDWQRLNVALPVGYRLGKRVRLLGGAAFAVRIPTGYERAEQDYETRIVSSINHSMRRHGFALQAGVGYDAGRVLLTARYERGLTKAATEINLDEREYGFVHYVSQLSFGMALRLLPFKP
- the guaA gene encoding glutamine-hydrolyzing GMP synthase, with amino-acid sequence MPQQILILDFGSQYTQLIARRVRELNVFCEIHPFTHAPDLTEDIRGVVLSGSPCSVRDPEAPNPDLSKYLGKVPVLGVCYGAQLLAHQAGGEVLPATIREYGRARLADLRPENPLMQGISPNSQVWMSHGDTIKTLPDNYHVIASTPEVRVAAFQIEDQPTYGIQFHPEVTHSTQGKQLLANFVVDICGCAQDWTPEHFVDGAVAALQQTIGPDDQVILGLSGGVDSSVAALLLHRAIGPRLHGIFVNNGLLRKEEFESVLHSYQGLGLNVTGVDASQEFYAALAGLSDPEQKRKAIGRTFIEVFDREAHKVEGARWLAQGTIYPDVIESVSVKGPAVTIKSHHNVGGLPERMHLKVVEPLRMLFKDEVREVGDTLGLPHHILHRHPFPGPGLGIRILGDITPEKVRLLQEADAIFIDALHQTGLYEKVWQAGTILLPIQSVGVMGDERTYEQVVALRAVTSVDGMTADWAHLPYEFLADVSNRIINQVRGINRVVYDISSKPPATIEWE
- a CDS encoding type 1 glutamine amidotransferase — translated: MRIHCLQHIPFETPGLISDWARQHNHQLSVTRFDQPDPRVPALEELDWLVVLGGAMSVHDDDRFGWLPAEKALIGQAIAAGKTVLGICLGAQLVAHALGAGVAPNPEPEIGFYPVQFTAEAQRHPLFAHAGAQATFLHWHGDTFSLPTGAVPLGASAACAQQGFAYGTRVTGLQFHPEMTPEILEQMLLHDGHELVPAPHVQTAAELRRGMTHLGPSQRFLFGLLDALAARPGT
- a CDS encoding DUF6686 family protein, which codes for MAQLLHHNAFGYTARCPRAAGFVHLCFGNLGLALTPAELADFRTRIATTYRQCTSASCPPCDPDARCIAVPTPATRMAMVFTLGELTQLAELLDCTALFLEAEALLQPDA
- a CDS encoding PepSY-associated TM helix domain-containing protein, whose protein sequence is MNLKRRLFSLHSWLGLVCGAFMLVFFCTGALMVFREELNKQLHPELFRVAVGERRLSYDELYRRAKAAEPAAQFYSFRHVPQAPNEALEIRIYEKQEPGRLFVNPYTGQVLGKSFGSFTDQLIILHYSFFLGKLGEALAGTFAIALLGSVLTGFVVYRKHLLDALLLRTPIRWKNWRTASSGLHRVLGSWALLFNVVLAGSGLWMSWDAFDLKKIFADDKEKKEKALPAVAANLDALIAEAQRQEPGLELVRVNFPRKPDAPVTVLGRAPGSAWLWGRTASKVEFSNQAGAAQLKKVFRERDLRPAERFDFALRTLHYGQYGGLAIKIIYSLLALSSAVITLTGFLLWWRRRRPARRPAPVRRQAAVSA
- a CDS encoding TonB-dependent receptor, which translates into the protein MSFRFFARLLFTLGGLLVSLSVLAQTLGTLRGNVRDAKGAGLPGATVRLLNTNLGAATDGGGTFEIGNVPAGDYTLAVTAVGYTATQQRVQVQEGQTQTLADVVLAENRAELGEVIVSASRRAEPIRETPVSATILNAREIQLQAAATPNNLAAVVGNAVPGLGLTTNQTGNVGQTLRGRNVLVLIDGIPQSTPLRAGGRDIRTIDPTVIERVEVIKGATAIFGNGADGGLINYITKRPVAGQKFGGLTTLGVNGNVAHPGNSLGYRATQQVFGKPGNFDYVLSGTFDQSGVYKDARGEVISPRYGLGETKTYNGFGKLGYDINEKNRLELMYNYFSSRQNSDYVLRTGKYGQYPTIGVKGERGGVDEGTRHNHNAYLTYRGQEVLPLRTSAEVTGYWQDFRTIYDAEPTFFEGGGQSEINSDKLGLRLNLNTPIVAGEEFNADVTYGLDLLGDETVQNLVDGRLWTPRMQMRNLAPYAQLRATLFEHFVLKGGARVENIRVEVPNYTTLRTQSGNTYTGGVAVQGGTLKYNTAVYNAGLRYSRYKWLNPFVSYSEGFSLFELGRTLRTARANTLSLLETEAIVVRNYEAGASSELGPLTLSGVYFVSKSDLGANLVDQGNGILVPQRAPERVWGYELTADYAPLKTLSLGGSWSWVEGRATLTTKVNGQDVQQGVWLNGNRIAPPKATAYVRYQPIEALSLALNYVYSGTRSRFNRNPRTNAYASGEGSVNSFGLVNFTSTYSFSEKLRLTLGVENLLNNVYYAPIAQFNGTDANYTRGNGARFNLTAGYAF